CTATAGGAAAAGCATTTGATAAATTAGTTGCTCAAGGCGCTATTTGTATGTTTGAAGAGCCAGGAGAACTTATGGGGTGCGAACATTTAATGGCGGAACGCGCTGAAAACGAAACGGTAGGTAAAGAGTTAGTGGCTTGTATAAAAAAGGCAGATAAGTATTATAAAAAAATGGGACATGATAGTTTCTCTGCTGGAAATGCTGTTGGTGGATTAACAACCATTGAAGAAAAATCTTTAGGATCGTATTCAAAAAGTGGAAGTTTACCTATAAAAGCTTTAATAAAACCAGGAGAAATACCAACGGAATCAGGTTTGTACTTTATGGATGTGGTGCCAGATGGAGAAGCTTTATGGGGTTTTCCTAACATTAACGACAATACCGAGATTGTAGAAATGATTGCTAGTGGATGCCAAATTATTCTATTCTCTACAGGTCGTGGCTCTGTTGTTGGATCAGCAATATCTCCAGTAATTAAAGTGTGCGGAAATCCTAAAACATACCAAAATCTTTCAGGCGATATGGATATCAACTCTGGTAAAATAATTACAGAAGGAACTTCGCTGGACGCACTTGGTGACGAAATAGTAGCACTAATCAAAAATGTGATTAACGGAGAAAAAACAAAATCCGAACAGTTAGGACATCAAGAGTTTGGTTTAGGTTATAAATATTTTGAGTATGGCAAGAAAAACTGCAATTTATAATTAAATGTTTTCATTTCGCCATTTAACAGGTGGTACCCCCTCAATACCTGAAAACCATCTGCTAATATGAGTAGCATCATCAAAACCAAGACTATAGGCTATTTCTTTTACAGATAAATTTTGATTTTTGAGTAATTCTTTAAATTTTTTGAGTTTGTGAAATTGTATTTCTTCTAATATAGTTTTTTTAGTCACTTTTTTAAAACGGGTATACAAACTTCTTCGACTAATATTAGTTATTTCAACCACATTTTCAACAGTTAAATTTAAATGGGTATTATTTCTAATGTAATGAAGAGCCTTAATAACTTCTTCATCATCACAAGCTATAGTATCTGTAGAAGTACGTTCAACAACATCAAGAGGTTCTGTTGGAATAATAAAATCTTTAA
The nucleotide sequence above comes from Polaribacter butkevichii. Encoded proteins:
- a CDS encoding UxaA family hydrolase, with the protein product MKGYLRKDGRKGIRNVIVVAYLVECAHHVARQIVSEFKGQEVHLIGFSGCAPNDYAHKMMENLCTHPNVGAVLLMSLGCENFNRHGLEKYISETGRPVEKLVIQECGGTFTSVEKGKEIISGFISELKNVDKVDFKLTDLMVGTICGGSDATSGFTANPSIGKAFDKLVAQGAICMFEEPGELMGCEHLMAERAENETVGKELVACIKKADKYYKKMGHDSFSAGNAVGGLTTIEEKSLGSYSKSGSLPIKALIKPGEIPTESGLYFMDVVPDGEALWGFPNINDNTEIVEMIASGCQIILFSTGRGSVVGSAISPVIKVCGNPKTYQNLSGDMDINSGKIITEGTSLDALGDEIVALIKNVINGEKTKSEQLGHQEFGLGYKYFEYGKKNCNL